The Melospiza melodia melodia isolate bMelMel2 chromosome 19, bMelMel2.pri, whole genome shotgun sequence genome includes the window AAAAGTTTTAAGACATGACTGAAACTTGCCATCATATAAAAACATATAACATGGGACCACCTGATTTTATTTTAGAACTTTTGATTTGTGAAAATTGAGAAAGTGACTTCAGTACACTTCATAAAATAAGCCAACATCTCCTACAGATCCTGAATTTCAGTCATTTTTACTAGACAGCAATCTCTTCATTCCTAGTATGCCAAACAAGAGCCAAGCTTCCAGTTCAACTCCTACCATGATTACAATTCTCAAGCTGTGTTGTAAAACTTCAGAGACACCTCAAAggtgaacaaacaaacaaaacaatcttTCCAAAGCAGCAGTCCAGAACAAATCCCCATGCTGTGCCCTTCCAtataaacaacaaaaacaacccaCAGGAAGCCCCAGTCACAGAGAGGCACTCAAATCAAACTGCTATTTTAACTTTGTTCTCCTTCCAGCACAGTTCACAGCACTTGTGGCTTCTACCACTTGACTGGGCTTTGTCCTTGTGACTGTTCTGCTTTCACATAAGTGTCATAGAGTTCTCTCAGATGCAACAGCAGCTCCTCCAAGTTCTCTCCTGTCAGAGCAGACACTGCAATGACCCTCTCAGCTACCTGCTCCCTGAGGAGTGCCAGATTGATCCTGGACTGAGCAAGGTCAACCTTATTCCCAACCACAACACAAGGCCTGTCAGACAAGCCTTTTTCATATGCTTCCAGTTCATATTTCAAGTCCTGCAGctggctccagggctggggcacagagAGGTCCAGCACGTACAGCAGGAAGCGGCAGCGCTCGATGTGCTTCAGGAAGGCCGTGCCCAGCCCACGGTTCTGGTGAGCACCTCTGATCAGGCCAGGAATGTCAGCAACTGCAAGGGAAATTTCACAGTGAATCCAGCAGATGcaataaaaaaccctcaaaaatcccccccaGTCTTTTACTAGCCAGTGACAGTACTTTTAGAGTTATGTTTCAGTGCCTCAGTATTAAAGCACAACTCATGCTAAGTTTGCTGCTGTTATCTTTTAAAACACCTAAATTTAGATTACTCCAGTGCACACAAAATACAGATTGACAGTTTGGCACTACAAGTGAACGTGAAATGGGCTTTCAGTACAGTTTTCTTGAAGTTCTTTAGAACTAGCAAGAACACTACAGAACTCCTGAATCTATTTCTGCAGCATTTTAAAGCATTTACAAAGGTGACACAAATTGCTATTCAAGGTACACACAACAAACTTCAAACTCTTACCTGCCACTTGTTCATAGTCTTGATAGTGGACAATGCCAACGTGGGGGTTCAGGGTTGTGAATGGGTAGGCAGCCACAGCTGGCTTTGCCTGGGAGATGGCTCTCAAAAGTGAGGATTTGCCAGCATTGGGAAAGCCCACCTGGAATACAAACACACAAATGTCTCAATCTGTAACAAATCTGCAAAATTCTACTAGACCAGACAGTTATTCTGCAGTTGTTGGACTACATCAAGAACATTTTGCAGCAAAGCATAACTTTCACAGGTTTGCCAGCTGGTGTTAGAATATTTCCATACTCAAATACAAAAATAGCTTAAGCTCAAAGTCGAGGATTTTTCATTTCAGAGGATGATAAACCTGTCACTAACAAAGTCAAATGTTTAAGATCTGCAAAAAGATAAAGACAGGGATGAAACAGATGATTTGAACTTTATaatataggggaaaaaaaaacaaaccaagaaaataAACCAATTTAAAAGAATTCTCTATACTGTAGTGTTCATGTGCAGAACCAGCAGACAAAGCTGCTGTACATCATCAGTAACCACTAATGAATCTTGTTTCTCTATGTACAGTAGGGATTTTAGCAGAAGTGGGACAACACCAAGTAGCATGAGAGTGACAGCTCTGTGAACCACTTTGGACACCCTTCTACCAAGTAACAGCAAGAAAGCATCGAGCTGTGTCTCCAAACAAGCAAGCCAGGGGCCAAGAAAATGTTCTCTCACATTATTTCTTCAGTCAGTCAAGTGGAAGCTGAACCAACAGAAACTCACCAGTCCTGCATGAGCTGTTGTCTTGAGCTCCAGATGAAGGACCCTCTCCTGACCGGGCTCTCCTGGAGTGAATAATTTCGGAGCGCGGTTTTCGTTGGACAGAAAGAAGCGATTCCCTCtccctccagctcctccatgaGCTGCAATGTACTCCTCTCCATGCTGGGTGAGGTCAGCCACAACTTCACCATCCTCCTTCACCAAAGTACCAACAGGGACCTCAAAGGGAAGAGGTGCAAGCATCACAGCGAAGCTCAAAGCCTGCAGCAGATCTTCCACCAGCTGATTTCAGATTTGCTGAAAATCACTCCTACATATTCTCAAGGTGAGGAGCCCAGAAAGAGAATTGTCTTTCATGAAACTCACTTTCTGAACTCAAACAGCACCGTCAGACATTCACCCTCCATCACACAAGAGATTTGCACACAATAAGGTTCTCCAGACTGAAAATCAGCTGTGTACCAAGCTACCCCACAACACTTACTTTAACATACATGTGTGCACCGTTAGCTCCATAACAGTTTTTGCTTCCTCCTCTCTCTCCGTGGAAGCCCTGATAGAAGCGGAACACTGAAGCAAGGGATTTCATCTGCTGGTCAGCTGAAAAGCAAAATACATACATTTTGAACACACTGCTTTAGTAAAACAGGCACGGAAAAGACAATTCATGACTGTTCTTCCCCTTTTTGAATATTGCATGAGTGCACATTCCTATTTACTATTTATTGTCCCTATGTTTTATTTACTGTCTCAACAATAAGATATCAGGGAAGGCTAACATCAATCTAAGTTGTGACGAAGTTTAACTGTCTGTACTTAGCTGCTTAGGTTTATTAATGTGGTCATTCCAAACCAAAATTAATTTGCTAGATTAGATTTTACAGCACAGTGGTGGCAGAAGCAGCTTTATTCATCTTAAGAGGAAAATTTAATCAGATCTTAACATAACA containing:
- the MTG2 gene encoding mitochondrial ribosome-associated GTPase 2 → MAVLCGAGLGTSLRRCGAGGSGRSPWKPLLVLLRPPSFSTGCPRCAKDRRLRQKRAISERQLTRYFVDQRKVRVVGGQGGDGGQSFHSEPRKVFGGPDGGNGGDGGHVIFKADQQMKSLASVFRFYQGFHGERGGSKNCYGANGAHMYVKVPVGTLVKEDGEVVADLTQHGEEYIAAHGGAGGRGNRFFLSNENRAPKLFTPGEPGQERVLHLELKTTAHAGLVGFPNAGKSSLLRAISQAKPAVAAYPFTTLNPHVGIVHYQDYEQVAVADIPGLIRGAHQNRGLGTAFLKHIERCRFLLYVLDLSVPQPWSQLQDLKYELEAYEKGLSDRPCVVVGNKVDLAQSRINLALLREQVAERVIAVSALTGENLEELLLHLRELYDTYVKAEQSQGQSPVKW